ACCTTCTGGCGCGCTGTTTCTTGTTTTCGTGCCGCCTGTGAAGAATGCGATGCAGGGTGACGCCGTTTGCTGTGGCAATGTAATCCAGCCAGTGATTCCAGTGCGCGAATAGCGGAAAACTCACTGCGACCATGAAAAGACCGAGACCTGCAAGGATGAGGACAGATCGTAAAAAAGACGAGCCTATATAAATAAGGAAGAGACTGATGCCAAATCCGAACAACGTATCAAGAGCAATGGTCGTAAGCAGGGACACGTGGTGGATCCGTCTATTGGTTAGCAACGTGTTGATACTGTTCGCAAGAAGATCGACACCAAACATACCGTTTTCAAATCCTTCCATTCCTGTGAGTGGCGTATTCCATACGTCTTTACTCTTCTTAAACGTCGCGCCAATCAAAACAATCTTTCCTGTGAGATGGTGCAACGTTTCCATGCTGGACGTGAGCACGAAGCCGGCGCTGGGATGATCGAAGGTGTGAAGGAAATTGATGCGTTCCTCCTCGCCGATTTCAAAATGCATTTCTTCTTTGGGAGCGCTCAAACATCCTTTTGTCGAAACCGATACCGTGTGGTTCTTTGTCCGCATGGCCGGTTGGTCGGCGCAAAGATACATCACGGCTGCAGGAAAGGAGAGCTGCGGCGTGCCGTCAAGAATGATGACCGGCCGCATACTTCGCGCAATCTGATCTTCTTTTTCCAGATTGATGTACCCAAAAGCAAAGCGCTCCTTTGCCCCTGGAATCTTCCAGATCTCATCCATGAAAGCCTTGTGATTTTCCAGAATGCGAATAGTTGTTTGATTGATTGTTTTCTGGACCTGCAAGTCATAAAGTATTGCGATTTTTGTTTTCCCGGCTGCCTGTGTTAGTGCCGCGAGCAACGTTTCCTGTTCGGGCGCTTGTTCAGAAAGATCCAGGTCAATGGCAAGGACGCGAGGACGTGTATCGGCGACTTTTTGTATCAGTTCGGCCAGAAATTTGCGGGATAACGGGCGCCGAAGACCGGCCTCAATCGATAAAAAAGCTCGCTCATTGATATCTACGATGAAGATTTGTGCTGACTTTTCACGAGAGCGCATTCGCATGAATTTATCGATGGCTGAATTCTCCTGCCCTCGAAAAACGTGCAAGTACTGTGCGCCAACATTAAAGACAATGGCAATTGCAAAACTGACCAGAAGCGCATGCAGTAGGTACCGGCGTTCGCGAACAATTCGGCTGGGAATTCGCATTTTTGACTGGAAATAATTTTACACTAAAGTAGATTTTTTTCATGGCGCCTTTGCGCCTTTGCGTTAAAACAGGTAGGACTTGCGGTAGTGAAGCTGAATGCCGGGGATCAGACAGTAAATGCGGACTTCCCGTCTCTTGTGCATCAGAGGCTCCGGTGGAACGTATCCAGCAACATACTGGCTCTCCATAATGCTCTGGAAATCACCGATCACTGAATCTAAATCGGCCATACGGGAAGAAAAGAAAGCGGAACCACCGGTGACTCCAGCGATGTCTTTTAAAGTTTCACGTCCCTTCTTTTCAATATCTCCCCTCATTTTTGTTCCAAACGCCATGACGGTTATATCGGTGGATTTCAGCAGAGTGGTCACCTCTTTCAAAGAGGACTTGCTGATATTATCCTCACCATCGGAACAAATGATGATGACTTTTCGGCCTGAATAGCTTTGCGACTGTTTGACTGTGCTGATCAGAGTATCATAGAGGGCGGTTTTTCCCAGGCTGGCTTTTGCCGCGAGAACGTTCTGACGAACAATTTCAGTATCCTGAGTCATTTCGTTGATGATCCACGACTTTTCCTGAAAGCCAATGACCATCATCTGGTCCTCGGGTTGCAATTGATCTAGGATCGCAAGGATTGCTTTTTTGCTTACATCATATTTTCTGGCGCCATCCTGAAGCTGCTGCATGCTATGACTGCTGTCCAGAAGAAAGAAAACTGTAAGGGGATTGCGTTCCTCGGACACGGCAAAATTTGAAAACTCAACAAGAGGTTGCATTTTGCCATCTTCCTGCAACATAAAATGTTTCGCTCTTAAATGTGTAACCGGGCGGTTGTCTTCATCACGAGCTGTGAAGTAAACCGTTACAAAAGGTACCACCACTGTCTCGCTTCCACCGTTGGTTTCAGAAGAGCCCTTTGTGCTGGAAGCTCCGTTTGCGCGAACCACGAGAAGAGTCTTCTGCGGACCAGGCTGAATTTTCAAACCATGTGGATACAGTAGCTGCGACAAAATCAAATTCTCCGAAGTACCCACAGGTTCTCTGATTACTTTCATCTCCGGACGCACCAGATCACTGCTGAAAAGAATATTCAGTCCCTGAAATTGAAAATGCCTCAATGCTTCTTCCAGAGTCCTACCCGCGAATGACATCCCTTCTTCGCCAAACACAAAGTGCGTTTGTAGAAGCATGCATGTTATGAGAAGAATTTTGAGGAAACGACTCATTTTGCGCTAATTCCTTCGTCCCGGTTTTACGGCAAGCACACCATTCTCAACAGAGTAGGTAAGTCCGCATACCGGAAGAACTGCAGAGAGCATTTGCTGCGGCGATAAATCTTTCACGGATCCGTGCAAAATAACTTTGGATGCGGAATCGCGCATGGAAGGTTCAGCAAACTGGAGAGACCATCCGTTTTCCCGTGTTACCCAGTTCAAGAATTCGATGAGTGAAAGTCCTTCCATGGGAAAACCGGGGGCAACTTCCGAGATCCAATTCCAATCCGATCCATAGGAGGAAATCGTGCTGAAAAACGCAGAGCCATTTTCATCAACGATCAGTCTGCTTCCCGCGGCAACGGTTTTTTCTGCGCCATTCTGTTCCAACAGGACAGAACCTTCTCTGACCTGAATCTGCATTTTCCCTTCTTGCAGGCGAACCTCGAACTGCGTACCTTTGTCGCGAACGGTTCCCATGGGTGTAACGAGAGCAATCGATCCCCCGGATCTATTGCAATCGAGATAGGCGGCGCCTTGCTCGAGCACGTAGACCGATTCGGATTTCAAATGGAGCCGGCTATTCACGTCCAATCGCAACGAAACTCCGCGTAGCATACGAACCAGCAACCTGCCTGTTTCGCCGCTTTGCAGTGTTGTTCCGGACATCAGAGTGCCGCCGCGAACAAGCGGTTCATTTTTCGTGTCCTTTAACACCGTACCCTGAAGGTTCTCCACGATTCCAACGGATACAGGATTCGCAGTCTCACGAGTCATGAATTGCCAGACAAGAACACAGATCAATATAGATGCAGCAATCGCACCGCTAAAGAAGATGAGGAATTTCTTCTGGGAGCGCGCGTTCAGATTTTGTTTCCAATGGGCATGAACAACGGATTGAACTCGTGACCGCACGTCTTCCGGGATGCTTGGACGGCTGCCCCCCATGCGCAGCAACATGCCGAGTAAGTCATTCTGCTGTTCTTCGGGCCGCTCTTTCGCTTCTTCGTCTTTTCCTGTCATGGTTCTTGTTATCCTCCTGAACCTGCTTCGCGCGCCCATGCCAGGCCTACGGTCAGCGAGAGAAAAGCGTCCCGGAATGCCTGGCGTGCCCGGGTCAACATAGATTCTGCCGCCTTATTGCCCAATTCTAATCGCGATGCGATTTCTTTTACGGAAAGACCTTGCACATATTTCCATTCCAGGGCATCCGCGTAACGCGGAGGAAGTGAATCGAGTGCGACTTGAACCGTTTCCGCAACTTCTTTTCGCAGAATTGCTTGATCAGGCCGTTCTTCGTTGCCGGTCAATAAAGACTCTAGAGCAGCAAGAATTTCCGGCACTTCATGAATCAACTGCCGCTGTCTGGCTCCTTTAAAGTAATCGCTGATTTCATAACGGCAGAAAGTGCAAAGCCAGGTAAAAAGAGCGGCTTCTCCGCGGAATGTGCTGAGTTTTGAAATTGCTTTGCACAAAGCGCCCTGCACCACTTCTTCCGCAGCATCTGAATCCTGATTCAATCGAAGAAGCGCAAAACGGTACAATCCGGGAAAATAAAGCCCAAAGAACTCTTCAAATGCGGCCTCTTCTCCGGCAAGCATTTTGCGGACTAACAATGAATCGGCTCTCTGCTGTTCCTTCATGATTTAGTCCATATATTAGAGGTCTTCTTCAAGGAGAATCCTTCGAAAATTTCTTTTATTTATTATACCGGAGGATTCAAGCTTTTAGGCCCCTCTTAATAGTTGAGAAACGGAGGTCAATACATTGAACCGGATGATTTTAGTCCTTTTGCTTCTTTTGTTGCCTGGGCTGGCTTTTTCAGGCTCGCTGGCAAATCCCATCATTTTTGTCAAACAGAAGAAGGTGAATCACAGCGGAACGTCTGTTCAGGATTTAACCGGCAATTTTCTAGGTACGAATCCCGCTCAGGACCAACCTGTTGGCGGCGGACTCTATTTGATCGATCCTTCGGGTGAGTTGCGCGAGCTTGTGGGAGGGCCTGCGATTGCCGTTCGCGATCCGGAAGTTTCTCTCGATGGTCAAAAGGTAATTTTTTCCATGAAAGAGGGTTCAAAAGGGAACTGGCAAATCTGGGAATTCGATTTGAAAGCAAACTTCTTGAAACGATTCAGCAGGGATCCAAATGTAAATGACTTTGATCCTGCATATCTTCCTTACGACAAGATTGTGTTTGTTTCCGATCGCCTTCGTCTGGCTGATCCCTACCGCAACTATCCATCCGCGCAAATGTATATCTCGCTGGAGGATGGAACGGGAATTCAGTTGCTCAACGCCAACCCGGGAGGACACTCTAATCCGGTCGCGCTGTTTTATGCTCCGGAAGAATTCGGTGTCATTTTGTTTTCGCAATTCGATCATCACGACCTGCGCAAAAACATTCGCAAGGAAACGGATGCGCTTGCTGTGAATCGCTTCCTGCCGTGGTTTGTGTATCGCGATGGTAGCGCGTTCGACCACCCTTTGTTTGGCGCACATACCA
Above is a window of bacterium DNA encoding:
- a CDS encoding CHASE2 domain-containing protein; this encodes MRIPSRIVRERRYLLHALLVSFAIAIVFNVGAQYLHVFRGQENSAIDKFMRMRSREKSAQIFIVDINERAFLSIEAGLRRPLSRKFLAELIQKVADTRPRVLAIDLDLSEQAPEQETLLAALTQAAGKTKIAILYDLQVQKTINQTTIRILENHKAFMDEIWKIPGAKERFAFGYINLEKEDQIARSMRPVIILDGTPQLSFPAAVMYLCADQPAMRTKNHTVSVSTKGCLSAPKEEMHFEIGEEERINFLHTFDHPSAGFVLTSSMETLHHLTGKIVLIGATFKKSKDVWNTPLTGMEGFENGMFGVDLLANSINTLLTNRRIHHVSLLTTIALDTLFGFGISLFLIYIGSSFLRSVLILAGLGLFMVAVSFPLFAHWNHWLDYIATANGVTLHRILHRRHENKKQRARRSTLEGRDMMDWFIKAADLPTGTSYFVLAAEISDLKDACAGQPEYNAFQLVKGWKETGRELSKRFPDARIYQDSRILMFFPETANSAVLEAAQFLVEKIHELEQEMKKHIKIFPDLHAAIGVDRQMNGVVEAIGNACELALIAHEMNSKIIATERFINAAADSLPATFCAELTVSGKVMKVYEIKATANV
- a CDS encoding VWA domain-containing protein, producing the protein MSRFLKILLITCMLLQTHFVFGEEGMSFAGRTLEEALRHFQFQGLNILFSSDLVRPEMKVIREPVGTSENLILSQLLYPHGLKIQPGPQKTLLVVRANGASSTKGSSETNGGSETVVVPFVTVYFTARDEDNRPVTHLRAKHFMLQEDGKMQPLVEFSNFAVSEERNPLTVFFLLDSSHSMQQLQDGARKYDVSKKAILAILDQLQPEDQMMVIGFQEKSWIINEMTQDTEIVRQNVLAAKASLGKTALYDTLISTVKQSQSYSGRKVIIICSDGEDNISKSSLKEVTTLLKSTDITVMAFGTKMRGDIEKKGRETLKDIAGVTGGSAFFSSRMADLDSVIGDFQSIMESQYVAGYVPPEPLMHKRREVRIYCLIPGIQLHYRKSYLF
- a CDS encoding FecR family protein, which translates into the protein MTGKDEEAKERPEEQQNDLLGMLLRMGGSRPSIPEDVRSRVQSVVHAHWKQNLNARSQKKFLIFFSGAIAASILICVLVWQFMTRETANPVSVGIVENLQGTVLKDTKNEPLVRGGTLMSGTTLQSGETGRLLVRMLRGVSLRLDVNSRLHLKSESVYVLEQGAAYLDCNRSGGSIALVTPMGTVRDKGTQFEVRLQEGKMQIQVREGSVLLEQNGAEKTVAAGSRLIVDENGSAFFSTISSYGSDWNWISEVAPGFPMEGLSLIEFLNWVTRENGWSLQFAEPSMRDSASKVILHGSVKDLSPQQMLSAVLPVCGLTYSVENGVLAVKPGRRN
- a CDS encoding RNA polymerase sigma factor, encoding MKEQQRADSLLVRKMLAGEEAAFEEFFGLYFPGLYRFALLRLNQDSDAAEEVVQGALCKAISKLSTFRGEAALFTWLCTFCRYEISDYFKGARQRQLIHEVPEILAALESLLTGNEERPDQAILRKEVAETVQVALDSLPPRYADALEWKYVQGLSVKEIASRLELGNKAAESMLTRARQAFRDAFLSLTVGLAWAREAGSGG